A portion of the Burkholderia sp. GAS332 genome contains these proteins:
- a CDS encoding amino acid/amide ABC transporter substrate-binding protein, HAAT family, whose product MTIKRLCGRAGVVAAVATTALLGSGAAMAQQVVHIGYSGPLSGGAAKYGQEVLEGMQMAAADVNQAGIEVAGKKIKLEIVPLDDKYNPAETAINARRLAQEQQAAVVLVPHSGGGFAVQTSNEQQKLLLLSYTSVPQITERGNKLTVRIPPSFTSYLDSFVKYEMATYGKKVALAATDTDYGKVWVAAFKPAWEAAGGTIVADNAMSYNRATDFYSGVSRVLAAKPDVMFIGGPSEPTGLIAQQARELGFKGGFIIMDQAKLDEVAKVTGGYAALNGAIGVLPLANDSTPNAKMFVERYRKSHDGRDPSQEVSLNYTAVYATALAMKLAGSVSDATAIRNQFDKAVKALPPQANPQSVTGVDDHGGFVIGKPLAAVVQGGQLKSADLSSLAAAK is encoded by the coding sequence ATGACGATCAAACGCTTGTGCGGACGCGCTGGAGTGGTTGCGGCTGTCGCCACGACAGCGCTGCTGGGCTCTGGCGCCGCGATGGCGCAGCAGGTGGTGCACATCGGCTACTCCGGTCCGCTAAGCGGCGGTGCGGCGAAGTATGGCCAGGAAGTGCTCGAAGGCATGCAGATGGCGGCCGCCGACGTCAATCAGGCCGGCATCGAAGTGGCCGGCAAGAAGATCAAGCTCGAGATCGTGCCGCTCGACGACAAATACAACCCCGCCGAAACCGCGATCAACGCACGGCGTCTCGCGCAGGAACAACAGGCTGCCGTGGTGCTCGTGCCGCATTCGGGCGGCGGCTTCGCGGTGCAGACCAGCAACGAACAACAGAAACTCCTGCTGCTCTCGTACACCAGCGTGCCGCAGATCACCGAGCGCGGCAACAAGCTCACGGTGCGCATTCCGCCCTCCTTTACGTCGTATCTGGACTCCTTCGTCAAGTATGAAATGGCGACCTACGGCAAGAAGGTTGCGCTCGCCGCGACGGATACCGATTACGGCAAGGTCTGGGTCGCCGCATTCAAACCCGCGTGGGAAGCGGCCGGTGGCACGATCGTCGCGGACAATGCCATGTCGTATAACCGCGCCACCGATTTCTACAGCGGCGTGAGCCGAGTGCTGGCGGCCAAACCCGACGTGATGTTTATCGGTGGCCCGTCCGAGCCGACCGGCCTGATTGCGCAGCAGGCACGCGAGTTGGGCTTCAAAGGCGGCTTTATCATCATGGACCAGGCCAAGCTCGACGAAGTGGCTAAAGTCACCGGCGGCTATGCGGCGTTGAACGGTGCGATCGGGGTATTGCCGTTGGCCAACGACAGCACACCGAACGCAAAAATGTTTGTGGAGCGCTACCGCAAGAGCCACGACGGCCGTGATCCGAGCCAGGAAGTTTCACTGAACTACACCGCGGTCTACGCAACGGCGCTCGCGATGAAGCTGGCTGGCAGCGTCAGCGATGCGACCGCGATCCGCAATCAGTTCGATAAGGCGGTGAAGGCGCTGCCGCCACAGGCCAATCCGCAAAGTGTGACGGGCGTCGACGATCATGGCGGCTTCGTGATCGGCAAGCCGCTTGCGGCGGTGGTTCAGGGCGGACAGTTGAAGTCGGCGGACTTGAGTTCGCTGGCAGCGGCGAAGTGA
- a CDS encoding Acyl-CoA synthetase (AMP-forming)/AMP-acid ligase II, whose amino-acid sequence MTWLDALLDEPFVCITDMLRRFAKERGEHAALICDGEVVTYAVLDARVDRFAAALQRDGIKPCDAIALCAGASVEYAVAFLGGLRAGAVVAPLAPSSSAASLVSMIGNSGARLLFLDADVKRLLEPVAAEIKAIPVALDVHAGSTALEAWLAPGGGAPEPVTIDPAWPFNIIYSSGTTGTPKGIVQSHGMRWAYAVRSIQRGYGPDATTLISTPLYSNTTLVSFMPTLTFGGTVVLMPKFNATRYLELAEQYRVTHTMLVPVQYQRLMVHPDFDRYDLSSFQAKFCTSAPFAASVKADVVRRWPGKLTEYYGMTEGGGSCQLEADEWPTKLHTVGKPVEGHDIRLIDELGNEVAAGEVGEIVGHSPAMMTGYYRQPDKTAEAEWYDPSGKRFIRTGDMGRFDADGFLTLLDRKKDMIISGGFNVYPSDLETELRSHPDVADAAVVGGHSEEWGETPVAFVVRRPDARTDANTLLAWVNARLGKMQRLSALTFIDTLPRSPIGKVLKRELREQYYPAAR is encoded by the coding sequence ATGACATGGCTCGACGCACTACTGGACGAACCGTTCGTCTGCATCACCGACATGCTCCGCCGCTTCGCTAAAGAGCGCGGCGAACACGCCGCGTTGATCTGCGACGGCGAGGTCGTGACTTACGCCGTGCTGGACGCACGCGTCGATCGCTTTGCCGCCGCATTGCAGCGCGACGGCATCAAGCCTTGCGATGCGATTGCGTTGTGCGCGGGCGCCTCGGTGGAATACGCCGTGGCGTTTCTCGGCGGCCTGCGTGCCGGGGCGGTGGTGGCGCCGCTCGCGCCGTCGTCGAGCGCGGCGAGTCTCGTCAGCATGATCGGTAACTCGGGCGCACGGCTGTTGTTCCTCGATGCCGACGTCAAGCGTCTGCTCGAACCCGTGGCCGCGGAGATCAAGGCCATCCCCGTCGCGCTCGATGTGCACGCAGGCAGCACCGCGCTTGAAGCATGGCTCGCGCCCGGGGGCGGTGCGCCTGAACCCGTGACGATCGATCCGGCGTGGCCGTTCAACATCATCTATTCGTCAGGCACCACGGGCACGCCGAAAGGCATCGTGCAGTCGCACGGCATGCGCTGGGCCTACGCGGTGCGCAGTATTCAGCGCGGCTATGGCCCTGACGCCACGACGCTGATCTCCACACCGTTGTATTCGAACACGACGCTCGTGAGTTTCATGCCGACGCTGACATTCGGCGGCACCGTGGTGTTGATGCCGAAGTTCAACGCCACACGTTATCTGGAGCTGGCGGAGCAGTACCGCGTCACGCATACGATGCTGGTGCCGGTCCAGTATCAGCGTTTGATGGTGCATCCGGACTTCGACCGTTACGACCTCTCCAGCTTTCAGGCCAAGTTCTGCACCAGCGCGCCGTTCGCGGCGAGCGTGAAGGCGGACGTGGTACGCCGCTGGCCGGGCAAGCTCACCGAGTACTACGGCATGACCGAAGGCGGCGGCTCGTGCCAACTGGAGGCCGACGAATGGCCCACCAAACTGCATACGGTCGGCAAACCGGTGGAGGGTCACGATATCCGTCTGATCGATGAACTCGGCAACGAAGTGGCCGCCGGCGAGGTGGGCGAAATCGTCGGTCATTCGCCGGCGATGATGACCGGCTACTACCGTCAACCGGACAAGACGGCCGAGGCGGAATGGTATGACCCGAGCGGCAAGCGCTTCATTCGCACAGGCGATATGGGCCGCTTCGATGCTGACGGGTTTTTGACGCTGCTCGATCGCAAGAAGGACATGATCATTTCGGGCGGCTTCAACGTTTATCCGAGCGACCTGGAGACGGAACTGCGCTCGCATCCCGACGTCGCGGATGCGGCCGTGGTGGGTGGGCATTCGGAGGAGTGGGGCGAGACACCGGTTGCGTTTGTGGTGCGCAGGCCAGATGCACGGACCGACGCCAACACGCTGCTTGCGTGGGTCAACGCGCGGCTGGGAAAAATGCAGCGGCTCTCTGCGCTGACGTTCATCGACACTTTGCCGCGCAGTCCGATCGGCAAGGTGCTGAAACGGGAATTGCGCGAGCAGTACTATCCCGCCGCACGCTAG
- a CDS encoding amino acid/amide ABC transporter ATP-binding protein 2, HAAT family has product MLKFENVALDYGSFRALDGITLHADDGELVVLLGANGAGKSSIFLATSGLRRAASGSLRLGTRELLGMTPAQIVRSGVIQCPEGRKLFPGMSVLKNLTLGAYVHRGDKAGNQRNLDQVFALFPLLAERKDHLAGSLSGGQQQMVAIGRAMMARPKVLLLDEPSLGLAPLVVKQVFEVIQQINRAGTTVLLAEQNAFAALKIAHRAYVIENGRIVLEGDHASLMNNEAIRRAYVGG; this is encoded by the coding sequence ATGCTGAAGTTTGAAAACGTCGCACTCGATTACGGCAGTTTCCGCGCGCTGGACGGCATCACGCTGCACGCGGACGACGGCGAACTGGTGGTGCTGCTCGGCGCCAACGGCGCGGGCAAGAGTTCGATCTTCCTCGCGACAAGCGGCCTGCGCCGCGCCGCCAGCGGCAGCCTGCGCCTGGGAACGCGCGAACTGCTCGGCATGACGCCCGCGCAGATCGTGCGCAGCGGCGTGATTCAGTGTCCCGAGGGCCGCAAGCTGTTCCCGGGCATGTCGGTGCTGAAGAACCTCACGCTCGGCGCCTATGTGCATCGCGGCGACAAGGCCGGCAATCAGCGCAATCTCGACCAGGTATTCGCGCTCTTCCCGCTTCTCGCGGAACGCAAGGACCACCTGGCGGGCTCGCTGTCCGGCGGCCAGCAGCAGATGGTGGCGATCGGCCGCGCGATGATGGCCCGGCCCAAGGTGCTGCTGCTCGACGAACCCTCGCTCGGGCTCGCGCCGTTGGTGGTCAAGCAGGTATTCGAGGTGATCCAGCAGATCAATCGCGCGGGGACAACTGTGCTGCTCGCCGAACAGAACGCGTTCGCGGCGCTAAAAATCGCGCACCGCGCCTACGTCATCGAGAACGGCCGCATCGTGCTCGAAGGCGATCACGCGAGCCTGATGAACAATGAAGCGATCCGGCGCGCTTACGTCGGTGGCTGA
- a CDS encoding NAD(P)-dependent dehydrogenase, short-chain alcohol dehydrogenase family, which translates to MDNFEGKVAVITGAGSGFGREFARLGTKLGMRLVLADVQQDALDETFAEVSAAGAQAIARRVDVAKGEEIDALARATLDAYGSVHLVFNNAGVGGSGGLVWENTERDWQWLLGVNLWGVIHGVRVFTPLMLEAAKRDAGYRGHIVNTASMAGMLNPPMMGPYNVSKHAVVSLTESLYQDLSLVTQQVACSVLCPYFVPTGIATGHRNRPSELANDTPLTLSQRVSRAMSEKAVSSGKVTAQEVAAMVFDAIREEQFYIFSHPHALGAVKTRAEDIVTPRNPTDPFAERPEVRGQIIEALKG; encoded by the coding sequence ATGGACAATTTTGAAGGCAAGGTTGCGGTGATCACCGGCGCCGGCTCCGGATTCGGCCGTGAGTTCGCACGGCTCGGCACGAAGCTGGGCATGCGCCTCGTACTCGCCGACGTGCAGCAGGACGCACTCGACGAAACGTTCGCCGAGGTGAGCGCAGCCGGCGCGCAGGCTATCGCGCGTCGCGTCGACGTTGCGAAGGGCGAGGAAATCGACGCGCTGGCGCGCGCCACGCTCGATGCCTACGGCAGTGTGCATCTGGTCTTCAACAATGCGGGCGTGGGCGGCAGCGGTGGCCTCGTGTGGGAGAACACCGAACGCGACTGGCAATGGTTGCTGGGCGTCAACCTGTGGGGCGTGATTCATGGCGTGCGGGTTTTCACGCCGCTGATGCTCGAAGCGGCCAAACGCGATGCGGGATATCGCGGACACATTGTCAACACGGCGTCGATGGCCGGCATGCTCAATCCGCCGATGATGGGTCCGTACAACGTGTCGAAACATGCGGTAGTGTCGTTGACCGAGTCGCTGTATCAGGATCTTTCGCTGGTTACGCAACAGGTAGCGTGCTCGGTGCTGTGCCCGTACTTCGTGCCGACCGGTATCGCGACGGGGCATCGCAACCGCCCGTCCGAATTGGCCAACGACACGCCGCTGACCTTATCGCAACGCGTGTCGCGCGCCATGAGCGAGAAGGCCGTAAGTTCGGGAAAGGTGACTGCGCAAGAGGTCGCGGCGATGGTGTTCGATGCGATCCGCGAAGAGCAGTTTTATATCTTTTCGCATCCCCATGCGCTAGGTGCTGTGAAAACCCGCGCTGAGGACATCGTCACGCCGCGTAATCCGACCGATCCGTTTGCCGAGCGGCCTGAAGTGCGCGGTCAGATTATCGAGGCGTTGAAGGGGTAA